TCCACACTGATCATTTATTCACTCAGTGTTGGTGAACTGTTTGACAGACACAATATACAGATAAAACAGCTAACATGATTCTCCTATTACTTCATTAGCTTCACTGTTACTTGGATGGCTTCCAGCTACTGTGTCTTTGATGCTTTAACTCTTCATTGATTACCTACAGGAAATCTTCAGTAAGGTGACATATACCTATGCTTATTACCtaagataaaatatattaaattattgtCTTTATCATGATGCTGAAATGGCTGGCCGATGGAAGAGACGACAGCTGAGCATCCCTTTGCTGTCCCTGCCTCACTGTGATCTCCAGGCATAGGATGACAAAGGGAAGCCCACAGGTCACATGGTCTCAGTAGCCTTGGTCACAAGATACTTGGGGAAATGAAGGACAAAACATTACCTGAAGGCTGACTAATCCCACTATTATAATAATTTGAATTAAGTTCTTAATCTGTAAAATAACTAGCTTTTTATAATGAAGATGCACTTTTTTGTACAGCTGAGAATGCATGAAAGAGTTTGTATTTTCAACCTGCATTCCTCTCTGAAGAACAGGAATACCATGCACAATAATAGCAGAAGCTTCCTGACATCCTCCTGTCAGTATACCCCAGCTCTGGTAAGGAGTCACAGAGCATGGGCTGGCCTGTGTGTCTGTGAAATCCTTAGTGATTCCTGCTGAGATTTCCAGAAGAGGTGCCTGTGCTTGAagtgattaaaaagaaacaaaacaactccCTGTATGTTGTTACTAGTAGGTATACTGCAGCCCTTCACAGAATTCTTAATTCCTATGTGTTTCACCAACTTTGCCCTTCTAATGACAAAAATCACCAAACACTACTTAAATCAAAACCAATATCCCCAGCCCTGGTGGTATTTAAAGAAATGATACAGAACTTCTTGCCTCTGGGCCCTGACTTCCTTATCTTCCAAGCCAGTGCCCCCTTTTACAATATTACAACTCTCCCAGCACTTCTACAGAAGACAAAGTTGAGAAAAGCATAGCTAACATTAGCTATTTCTAATGTCTGTGGGCAACAGTGCAGGACACTGCCTCCACACTGAAAGACAAGGGGCATAATTTTGGTGTATTCAGTTTCTTAAGCTTACCGTAGGCAAAAAGCAGTACTTAAAGACTTTCCAGAATGTTTAGATATCTTGTGGCTGATCTCTAACTGCACGTTTTGGATTTACCTGGCACTCTACTACTCTACCCATAAAAGCACTTAAGCCCGATTAGAAACTTCTGTAGAGTTCAATGCAATTGTTATtctgaatgtttatttttcctatttatatGGGCCTACACAGGTAACAACAGCATCTGTAAGAAGTCAGAAAGACAACTGGTAGAATTGATGTCTATTCTCCAGTAATAGTTAGTTGAAATGTGGATTCAAAAACTATTAACTTTTTTTGGGACCATTTCTAAttaagttgtctttttttttgaggtgcTGGAAAACCACagttactaaaaaaaatttttttaatttatttaatcttttaaaaaataattttttctacaaaaatgttaatgaaaaaatgtcttttaaaataattttttctaagtAATGACAAAAAGAATTCTAGAAAGTTGTTTTAGAGAGGCTGTAACAACTGgcagaaattttaaaactggACAAAACTCTAAATATGAAAGCACTGATATGAAATTATCTTGATAATGGCttcattaaaaatcaaaatcccAGCTGAGTTTACCTGGAAGATCAAAGAATTTTGAGTGTGATCTCTCAAATGAAACAAATTcatataaaagagaaaataaaatgttagtaTGAACATTTGGAATTGGAAACCACTGAGTTGCACCAGATTTCTGCAAACAGGAACTGTAGAAAATCACCCCATTTTGTGTATTTACTGATGCTTACAAATTCTACCTAGAAGTGCACAAATTCTTTACATTTCCCTTTCCTAAAATTCTTACTGCTTTGAGGCTTCTTCTTGCTATTATTTGTcaacttttcttcctccctttatGCAGTCATTACTTTTCTGGGTTTTCCATGCAGTTAGATGTGGGCTCCTTCATCACTTACAGGACAGCATATGTTCTAGTTTAGTCACACAGTCCTGATCAAATTCCTGCTAGAAAGTGCCAGAAGAAGCATTTCATTTCAATACCTTGAAGTATTTCAAGCCCTTCTTCCCTCCCGTCCTTCAAGACGTTATGTTTGCAGTTTGCCTCACTGTACTTACGTGTGTTAATTTTCTGGagggaaatgtgtttttccaACTGACGTCGTAACTTTACTTCAGCTCCATATTTACCTATTGTACCGTTGTCTGCCAGAATGAAGTGGGTATGGGAACTGTTGAGCACAGAGAGCTTGCTTAGAGGGTTTGACATGGTTTGGTAAACCCGTGTTACCTGTGTGTCAAAAGGATAGATGCACCTAGATTAGAACTAAGAACTAAATGTGAAAATCTCACACACTGCCCAACAGAAGCACATGCCTTGTGAGGAAACAAACCAACCAGACCTTTAtaaccaaaaccagaagaaaattagaaatgGAGCTTGCTTTTACATTCAAAACTTGAACTCTTTacagcagtgttttctttgGAGGATGACAGTCACATCTGTGCACTCTCCTGCATGTTCCCCAAAGCTCATTGATCACACTGTCCTTGATCACACACTGAGTTACAAAATCCTATTACTGagtaagaaaatgcattttcattttgagttcCTAGGAATTAATATGCCACTGCAGAGTACCCATCTACAATATATGCCAGTCTTGTACACATCAAGGCTCTTACATGATTTACAGAAGTCTCAGCGTGCCACACTGAAGCTAGGACCTAAAACTGTCACCACAGAGAGGTGTCTACTATTGAAAGCAATGGAAACGTCACTAGCCTCATATTTGATCTGAAGTCATATATGACAACCTGATAAATCTATTTAAACAACAgcttttcttcaagaaatttttccatttcaactCTTAGGCATGCTTtagaaacagtgaaaatattaatactaaaaaaaaaaaagtgtattttgttACACAGCTGCCATTGCTGTGTAACACAGGAGTTTCCTTAAAGACTTACATCTTTTCCTATCAGGTCTTCCTTGTTTTCTACAATGCCCCACGGTGCAATTCCTATGGCACATATTCGTCCCCTGGATTTGGAAGAATGATCTTTCAAGGCATCTCCCACATGACGAATGACACCTATAGGtacaattaatttaattcattcTTGGCACTTTTGAGACATCACTAAAcaacagaattttcttcttgCCTCTCACAGAGCTACCTGCTTTTCTGGATTGCTTTCACTACTGAAGTGGTATATCTACTTTATAATACAACatgcaatgcagaaaaatacatacttttattttgtaatagtTGCGTGTAattccttttgccttttcacATCCTTGTTCTGAATTCAATGAAGTCTTTGAAAGACTTACCCAGTTACTTAACTTGCCACAGTGTAATATGTACTGTTGTCTGGAATTATATTATTCATTTGTACACAATGCTAAACGCACGTGGGATGCTATCACTGGGGTCTaagcaagcaaaaaacccaaccctgtCGTTatctaagaaatattttttcacttaaaaattatttcttagcaATCATCACCTTCCCTTAAAGACATTACacctttttgtaaaataaaagtcaaaGGAATTAATTCTTATCTTATGtagttttctgagaaataaCCTGATataaagatttatttcagcTAAATAAAGATATTGTCATAGAAATATTATAATGAAAGCCTGCATCTGATTGTTTTTTGAAGATCACTCAGAATTTAtattaacaaataaaattaattagaaacCAACTGGTCTCAAAATGTAACAACATATAGGGAATCATCAGCTATTTTTCAACATGTCTTTCAATTTTTGGATGTCATATCAGACACCATTTTTTTGACAGAATCCAGGAACAGTGCCAAAACCTTCTGGTGGAGTTATGTGGCGCTGCTGTACAGCTGATGTTTTAAATGGCcacaaagaaaacatagaaacAGTAAACTTTTCAGGCAGCCAGAAGACTAGAGTAAAATGCAATTGGGAGATTACAGTGTCTTCAGGCAGAGAATTTTACAACTGACTTCAGGTTTGTGTTTCAAGAATGCTAATTTACAGTCACTCATTTAAGAGCAAGTACCTACCAAATAATTACAAGACAGCGTGTGCATCTGTGGTGGTGGGTGATCCCATGGAGACAGTGACTCAGGGACATGGCATTTACGGTGGACTACCCAATTGATCACTAACTCTCAGAGAGATCACACAGGCTAAATGCTAACTCAGACCTTGGCTGCATGAACAGGGAAGTGTCAAATGgaagcagaaaagctgttttacttCAGGGATTAAAAGCTTCATCAAGTACTGTCTCAAAAATTGCAGCATCCGAAATTCAAGAAGGCTGTTAGAAAACCAGACAGAGTTCAAAGCAGAGGTCTGATAATGACTGAAGGACTGGAAAATATGCTTAGTGTGAGAGGTTTATGGAACTCAGCCTGTGCAGTTTGACAAAAGTGATGTGTATGAAAACTTGCGCATGAAATATACTTCTAGTAACAGAACGATCTTTGTACAAAAAACCCAGTAAGAAGCTAAAGCTAGGCAAATTTGAAGTAGGAGATTTCTTAACTACAAGGATAACCAACCGCAAAAATAATGTTACTATAAGCAGTGGTAGATTTCTTGCTACTGAAACCAAggatgaaaattttttttcaggggaaacatATTGACCCTGGGAAATCTTAGGGGCTGGGTAGGAGAATAACACAAATTATTACAATGCTTGTTTTTTAGTCTAGTGGCTAATGACTCATTCACGTAGACTTAAATCTTCTGCCTGTGGGAAAGATTAGTGAATGAACATCACTGAATTCTTAGGTAAACTAAAAGTGCTAGTAATTGCTTACCTGTACTAACACCTCCAGTGAAAATCCAAGCTCCTGTGGTCATGGCAGCCTTTATCAAACCTTTTCCAAATACTTGCTTTAACTTAGGTTGCATTTCAAAGTTCTGGAGGCCACCATGGACAGAGATTAAGAGTTTGGGCAGTTCCAGTTGCCAATCCTTCACCATGAGATGCAGCAGAGAATCTGGTTTAGTGTCATATGACACACGGATATACTGCAAAGAGCAACGTGTATTATTATCACTCCATCTGCTCTGTAATTTGTCTATTGACTGAGCAAAGAATGGCTATATTAAGCCTTCCATCTTGAAGAAAgagttttacagtttttaagAGAAATTTATTAAATTTCACTTCTGATTATGATAAGAAAAAACAGGTTGAAACCTTTCACTTTGCTATTAAGCGTTTATGATtcacttaaattttaaaagcaccaCTTTCCTCTCTTCACCTGCAAAACTGACTGCAATCAAGTGATCCTAAGATCTAATTACAAATCTGCATAGCTGGAAGCCACCTATTTAAAATGCGTTTTATATTGTTCCTAAAACCTCTGGTTTGactgtgaaagagaaaaaaacacctttgCAAGAAATAGGAGGCTCATGTTACATTGTAACCCATTCACTGCTGATGTACATATTTCTACCTCCAAACCAATGATTTGCATTCTTCTCAGTTTAGTTCCACCactgtgatttcttttcaaaCTACTACTCTTCAGAGAAAACTATGAAATAAACTGGCgcttatttctgctttaaaaacaaacaaacaaacaaaccaccactGACAAAACCCACCAACCTCTCCTGTACATTTTACACAAGTTTTTGCAGTGTGGTAGTCTTGAGTTGCAGTCTCAGCAGAGAGATAAGAAAGCAAATggacaaagaaacaaatctaGGTTCGGCTTTGTtcagagagaggcaaaacagaaagagaTTTTTTGCAGAAGCTTGACTTGCTGTTACTTATACTGCTAAGAAAACTCAACAGTCCATTTTCCAGCTCTGTCAGGCCTCTGTCTTTCAGGAAGACAagattaatttccatttttattagatttcaaaccttagaaaaaaaatctgtatccaTTCTGTGTTATTTGACCCACAAATCTAATACAAACAGGTAGAATCTGGGGCTTTAATATATGCAGCTGCCTCCTTTGCTGTTATTTACTGACAGTAACTtcaatgaaaatgtttcatcAAGTCTTTATAAGGTGCTACCTAAGTAGGTATtattcttttgccttttctctctcttgctctttttcAGCATCTTGTCCACCTTTCTGAGACAGCAAAGAGACCtcctttgatttcagtggattATGTACT
This sequence is a window from Phalacrocorax carbo chromosome 7, bPhaCar2.1, whole genome shotgun sequence. Protein-coding genes within it:
- the LOC135314297 gene encoding transient receptor potential cation channel subfamily M member 1-like; its protein translation is MYIRVSYDTKPDSLLHLMVKDWQLELPKLLISVHGGLQNFEMQPKLKQVFGKGLIKAAMTTGAWIFTGGVSTGVIRHVGDALKDHSSKSRGRICAIGIAPWGIVENKEDLIGKDVTRVYQTMSNPLSKLSVLNSSHTHFILADNGTIGKYGAEVKLRRQLEKHISLQKINTRLGQGVPVVGLIVEGGPNVISIVLECLREEPPLPVVICDGSGRASDILSFAHKYSEEGG